GCGGTCCACGTGCTCAGCCTGGCTGCGCAGCCACGGCTCCAGGTGGGTCGCGAGGATCAGCCTCTGGCTTTCGGCCGACGAGGGGATCCGGGCGGACAGCCATTCCCCGCCGGGCGGGTGCGGTGCGGACAAGGGGCCGCGGGTCGGGGCCGGGGCAACTGGCTCGCGCACGATGGGGGATCTCGCAAAGAGTGGTACGACGATTTCCGCGTCGTATGTGCCGTCCGGTCCGCGCAGCCATCCCAACGGCGGTTCGTGGGACAGGTCCTCGTGCAGCACGCACTCCCGGTCCGACAGGACCTGATGGCACAGCAGCTCCCTGTGACGGGGCAGCCGGAGATCCAGAGCCAGCCGCTGGTCCGCGCTGGCCAGATGGATGCGGTCGGGCATCCGCCACCGTTCGCGCCACGCCGCCAGGCGTTCCGCGGCTTCTCCGTCGGCAAGGTCGGCAAGGCGCAGTCGCCAAGTGGCGGGCATCAGTATGGTCCGGCCGTAGCGCACGGCGGGGAGGAAGGGGCAGCTGTTCAAGTGGCCCCAGTCCCAAGCCCCCAGCTGGGTCGTTCCCATGAGAGGGACCTCGAGGAGGAAGCGTGCCACGTTGGGGGCGAGCCGACTGCTGAGCATGTGCGGGGCGAACGGGCTGATCTCCCGTCCGGAGGAGGTGTCAACGACGTGGAACCGCTGGGTGTCGGCGTAGACGCAGACGTGTGCGAGATCGACAGCGCCCGGTGACGTGGGATCGGCGTAGATCCCCACGGCGACGTGGTGGGCGGCAATGTCCGTTGCTCCGGTGACATTCTGTACCCTGCGGTCGCGGGTTGCGTAGTCCACCCGCACCGGCAGCGGAGTGTCGGGGCCTGCGCCCCATGTGCGCCGGGCGAACGCGGCGAGGTGCTCCTCGGCACCGAGGAGTTGGGAAAACCGCCCCCATGCCGTGCCGGCCAGTCGGGAGACCTGGAACGGCGGGACCATCAGGAGGAAGCGGCCTGCGGCCAGTTCTCCAGGCGAGTCGGCAAGGACCGAGACGAACAGCTCGGCGGATGGCGGCGGATACCCGCGCCCGGATTCCAGCGAACGGATGGTGGACTCGTCGAGCTCGACGCTCGTCCGCCCGGCGGTCAATGCGCCTGCGTACAGCGCGTTGAGGTCGCTCGCACGGTCCGGATCCACCAGGGGCGGGAGAGGTCTGCGGTGACCGGTCGGCAACTCGTAACCGGCTGGAGGGCCGAGTCCGGTGTCGGGGTCGAGCAGGCTGCTCACCGGCACCAACTCCCCCAGCCCGTAGTGCTCCAGGAACTCCCGGTGGTACGCCGTCAGCGCACGCTGTCCGTCGCTTTCGGGCACGGACACCCGCCACAACACCGAGGCCGCGGAGGCAGCCTCCCGGGCAACCTCCGCCTGCAGGCGAACGTCGGCCTCGAGTGCCAGATCAACCTGCACGCACGCCGACGAGCCGGCGGCCCGGTACAGCTCGGCCAGAGCCGGTGCGCCCCTGCCGACGTCACAGGAAGCGTAATGCCGCAGCCTCGCTGCGTAATTCCGCAACCCGGTGTGCCCCGGCGCGGCGCGCGCGGCGTGGCCCAGAGGATCAGGCTCGGCGGGCGACGGCAGGCTGTCGGTGACGAGGAATTCAAGCGCGATCAGGCGGGTCAGCAGCCTGGCGGCCTGCTCCGGCGCGAGGCCGGGGCAATCCGCGGTGACCGCGGTGACCAAGTCCCCGAAAGCCACGGGCCGCCGTGCCTGCCGCAACACGGCTTCGACGGGCGGGGTCCTGCGAACGCTGCGCCGGGCAGGCTTCGGCGAGCGCATCGCGAGGGGCAGGAGGAGCTGGTCGCCTTGTATCCGGCAGGTGTTGTTGACAACGACGCGCAGGGCCGCCGGGGGGTCGGCGATGTCCCGCGCGTCAAGGAGTGTGCCAAGCCAAGCCCGGTCCGGCTGGACGAGCTTGGTGCGCCGACCGGTCAGCCGGGCGCTGGGCCTGTCGCCGAAGGAACCCACAGCCACTCCCGCGAGCAGGCCGAAAGGCGTGGCCCTGCGGGACATCCGCAGGTGGTAGCGGAGCAGCGACCGGGTCAGTCGCTGTCCCGCCGGGACTGGCGGCCGGCTCCCGGCGAGAGTGTCCTGCACGGCACGCGCCAGCGAGGGGCTGGACACCAGCAGCGCCTCGGCGGCCAGTGGGTCCCGGGCCAGCGCCATGACCGTGTCGGTGTCGGTCTGCTCCCCGCCGGCAGCTTCGTTCGGCAGGACGGGAACGCGAAGGAGAAAGACGTCGCCGCTCTCGAAGACGGGGAGCGCGTCGTCAGACATGGGGCCTCCAGCTGATGCGTCGGGGTGGTGAGACCCGGATCCCGCGCACTGGTCGCGCAGAACCGG
The Streptomyces lunaelactis genome window above contains:
- a CDS encoding lantibiotic dehydratase produces the protein MSDDALPVFESGDVFLLRVPVLPNEAAGGEQTDTDTVMALARDPLAAEALLVSSPSLARAVQDTLAGSRPPVPAGQRLTRSLLRYHLRMSRRATPFGLLAGVAVGSFGDRPSARLTGRRTKLVQPDRAWLGTLLDARDIADPPAALRVVVNNTCRIQGDQLLLPLAMRSPKPARRSVRRTPPVEAVLRQARRPVAFGDLVTAVTADCPGLAPEQAARLLTRLIALEFLVTDSLPSPAEPDPLGHAARAAPGHTGLRNYAARLRHYASCDVGRGAPALAELYRAAGSSACVQVDLALEADVRLQAEVAREAASAASVLWRVSVPESDGQRALTAYHREFLEHYGLGELVPVSSLLDPDTGLGPPAGYELPTGHRRPLPPLVDPDRASDLNALYAGALTAGRTSVELDESTIRSLESGRGYPPPSAELFVSVLADSPGELAAGRFLLMVPPFQVSRLAGTAWGRFSQLLGAEEHLAAFARRTWGAGPDTPLPVRVDYATRDRRVQNVTGATDIAAHHVAVGIYADPTSPGAVDLAHVCVYADTQRFHVVDTSSGREISPFAPHMLSSRLAPNVARFLLEVPLMGTTQLGAWDWGHLNSCPFLPAVRYGRTILMPATWRLRLADLADGEAAERLAAWRERWRMPDRIHLASADQRLALDLRLPRHRELLCHQVLSDRECVLHEDLSHEPPLGWLRGPDGTYDAEIVVPLFARSPIVREPVAPAPTRGPLSAPHPPGGEWLSARIPSSAESQRLILATHLEPWLRSQAEHVDRWFFVRYADASTGRPHLRLRLHGDPSAVARHVLPSLRDWARDLSAAGLSDDLSLHVYRPEVERYGGKAAIEAAERFFCADSRLALRRLDDDTDPLPVAADVVRLIRGFQGAGAVAWEQWLINHYEKDETRHRVFARRRREALALIPVDGPAQKAEDAEWHAGLAAYAATVRRAAERENWILPAEILKALLHMHCNRRLRFAADIEQDVYAVARGAAVAHLDRSNALARLPDGPVQDESAHGTRPGAAGLNGGGQGFGDKPFGAPGAGGPTRRSGSRR